The following proteins come from a genomic window of Thermodesulforhabdus norvegica:
- the infB gene encoding translation initiation factor IF-2, giving the protein MARMRVHELAKELKMSAKELMDKMLEMGIPVKNHMSMVSDSDVSYIRRHFKKVVKKTRVLDEGVQPQKIIRRRRKETPTVEPEEETVAEGEVQEKAEVVAKEAVSEAVEARSESEELVEEVEARPVEKSGEPEMVADTELTEAEEAGEAQEVAQEVTEEAVGDRLEPEGEKVVAEADVISETGGIVPESAEEEHPVSELAEEVSSEEKAQVEVVEVKEVERPAESVEEVRPQEKEVEPPRAEEGAEVSERAEERKQKRHRRRKRRKSRKHEAAKIVQLPEFIPEPEDDIEEELEQKVRVRIEDEPVKKPFKAGKKFRDRAERKGKRDEEDVLEKVSRPGRQAEEHRVSEEVPEEAASSEVKESRPGTLPPKAGKRKIKIGEAITVGELAKQMGVKAAEVVKKLLLLGLPVTVNQAIDFDTAALVAAEFEYEVEKTGFEEEDILRTEEDRPEDLKPRPPVVTVMGHVDHGKTSLLDAIRHTNFTAEEAGGITQHIGAYHVKLDNGDVVFLDTPGHEAFTAMRARGARVTDIVVLVVAADDGVMQQTVEAINHARAANVPIIVAINKIDKPEANPDRVKRELAEHGLIPEEWGGDTIMVEVSAKKKIGIDDLLEMILLQAELMELKANPNKPARGRVIEAKLEKGRGPVATVLIQEGTLRVGDAYVCGVHYGRVRSLFNDRGQRISEAGPSMPVEVIGLSGVPMAGDDFAVVADEKQARMVAEHRLRKQREKELSRTTKITLEKLYEQIREGELKELNLIIKADVQGSLEALTDAVKRLKHPEIKINIIHGATGAINETDIMLASASNAIVIGFNVRPDSKVEDLAQREHVDVRFYNVIYQVINDIKDAMAGLLEPEYREKILGRAEVRQTFHISRVGTVAGCYVLDGVIQRGAKVRVLRDQVVVYEGKIASLRRFKDDVKEVKAGFECGILVENFNDVKVGDVLEAFVMEEIKPTVDVVGEVGKDSEESEQ; this is encoded by the coding sequence ATGGCACGCATGAGGGTTCATGAACTCGCCAAAGAATTGAAAATGAGTGCAAAAGAGCTGATGGACAAGATGCTTGAGATGGGAATTCCCGTAAAAAATCACATGAGCATGGTGAGCGATTCGGATGTTTCCTACATCCGTAGGCACTTCAAAAAGGTGGTTAAAAAGACTAGGGTTCTCGACGAAGGCGTGCAACCTCAGAAGATAATCCGAAGGAGAAGAAAGGAAACACCGACTGTAGAGCCAGAAGAAGAAACGGTGGCCGAAGGGGAGGTCCAGGAGAAAGCCGAAGTTGTCGCGAAAGAGGCAGTGTCGGAGGCGGTGGAAGCTCGGTCCGAGTCCGAAGAATTGGTTGAAGAGGTGGAGGCTCGGCCTGTCGAAAAATCCGGGGAGCCTGAGATGGTGGCCGATACTGAGCTGACGGAAGCGGAAGAAGCTGGAGAGGCTCAGGAAGTTGCCCAGGAGGTTACCGAAGAAGCCGTCGGTGATCGACTGGAGCCGGAAGGAGAAAAAGTAGTTGCCGAAGCCGACGTAATTTCCGAAACGGGTGGCATCGTACCCGAATCAGCCGAAGAGGAGCACCCGGTATCTGAGCTTGCGGAAGAGGTGTCGTCCGAAGAGAAGGCGCAGGTGGAAGTCGTTGAAGTAAAGGAGGTAGAAAGGCCGGCCGAGAGTGTCGAAGAAGTTCGTCCTCAGGAAAAAGAAGTTGAGCCGCCCCGGGCCGAGGAGGGTGCAGAGGTTTCTGAGAGGGCCGAAGAAAGGAAACAGAAAAGGCATCGCAGGCGGAAACGCAGGAAATCCAGAAAGCATGAGGCCGCTAAAATCGTTCAGCTTCCCGAGTTCATTCCCGAGCCCGAGGATGACATCGAAGAAGAGCTGGAGCAGAAGGTTCGAGTCCGTATCGAAGATGAGCCTGTAAAAAAGCCTTTCAAGGCAGGGAAAAAGTTCAGAGACCGTGCTGAAAGGAAGGGGAAAAGAGACGAAGAGGATGTGCTGGAAAAGGTATCCAGGCCGGGAAGACAGGCCGAGGAACATCGTGTTTCCGAAGAAGTACCTGAGGAGGCCGCTTCTTCGGAGGTAAAGGAAAGCCGGCCTGGAACTCTCCCGCCCAAGGCCGGTAAGAGGAAAATAAAGATAGGAGAGGCCATAACGGTCGGCGAGCTTGCCAAACAAATGGGCGTGAAGGCCGCCGAGGTGGTTAAAAAGTTATTGCTCCTCGGGCTTCCCGTAACGGTAAATCAGGCAATTGATTTCGATACGGCAGCACTTGTTGCGGCAGAATTTGAATATGAAGTGGAAAAAACGGGCTTTGAGGAAGAAGACATACTTCGTACGGAAGAAGACCGTCCGGAGGATCTGAAACCACGTCCTCCTGTGGTAACGGTTATGGGACACGTTGATCACGGGAAAACTTCTCTCCTTGACGCCATAAGGCATACCAACTTTACCGCGGAAGAAGCCGGGGGCATTACCCAGCATATAGGAGCCTACCATGTAAAACTGGATAACGGAGATGTGGTGTTTCTGGATACCCCCGGTCATGAGGCCTTTACTGCAATGAGGGCTCGAGGGGCCCGGGTTACGGACATCGTGGTTCTGGTTGTTGCGGCAGATGACGGCGTCATGCAACAGACGGTTGAGGCCATAAATCATGCCAGAGCCGCAAATGTTCCCATTATTGTAGCAATAAACAAGATTGATAAGCCTGAAGCAAACCCGGATCGGGTAAAGCGTGAGCTTGCCGAACATGGCCTTATACCCGAGGAATGGGGCGGTGACACGATAATGGTGGAAGTCTCGGCCAAGAAAAAGATCGGCATAGACGACCTTCTGGAGATGATATTGCTTCAGGCCGAGTTAATGGAACTGAAGGCCAATCCCAATAAACCGGCCAGAGGCAGGGTGATTGAGGCAAAGCTGGAGAAGGGACGTGGACCCGTTGCCACGGTTCTTATTCAGGAAGGAACGCTCAGGGTCGGGGACGCGTATGTCTGTGGCGTCCATTACGGAAGGGTGAGGAGTCTGTTTAACGATAGGGGGCAGAGAATAAGCGAAGCAGGCCCATCGATGCCAGTTGAGGTGATAGGGCTTTCCGGCGTTCCTATGGCCGGTGACGATTTTGCCGTTGTGGCAGACGAAAAACAGGCCCGGATGGTTGCAGAGCACAGACTCAGAAAACAGCGAGAAAAAGAGCTTTCCAGGACCACGAAGATCACTCTGGAAAAGCTTTATGAGCAGATCCGTGAAGGCGAACTCAAGGAACTCAACCTTATCATTAAGGCCGACGTGCAGGGTTCTCTGGAAGCCCTTACCGATGCCGTAAAACGCCTGAAACATCCAGAGATTAAGATCAATATAATTCACGGCGCTACGGGTGCCATAAACGAAACGGACATAATGCTGGCTTCGGCATCCAATGCCATAGTAATAGGCTTCAATGTGCGACCCGATAGCAAGGTTGAGGATCTTGCCCAGCGTGAACATGTCGATGTGAGGTTCTATAACGTCATCTATCAGGTGATCAACGACATAAAAGACGCAATGGCCGGATTGCTGGAACCCGAGTATCGCGAGAAAATACTTGGCCGCGCCGAAGTGCGTCAGACCTTCCATATTTCCCGTGTGGGCACGGTAGCGGGCTGTTATGTCCTTGATGGGGTGATCCAGAGAGGGGCAAAGGTCCGGGTCTTGAGAGATCAGGTGGTGGTTTACGAAGGTAAGATTGCTTCGCTGAGACGCTTCAAGGATGACGTGAAGGAGGTAAAGGCCGGTTTTGAATGCGGGATTCTCGTTGAGAATTTCAACGACGTGAAGGTGGGTGACGTTCTTGAAGCCTTTGTCATGGAAGAGATCAAACCCACCGTTGATGTGGTGGGTGAGGTCGGGAAGGATTCTGAGGAAAGTGAGCAGTAA
- a CDS encoding YlxR family protein produces MARRGHRPVRMCVVCRERRYKDELIRLAVDEDGMVVVDSEGRMPGRGAYVCPGCVDYLKWGKTLINAFKGRARGFKGFAKSGCREQDIF; encoded by the coding sequence ATGGCTCGCAGAGGACACAGGCCTGTCAGAATGTGTGTGGTTTGTCGAGAACGTCGCTACAAGGACGAATTGATAAGGCTGGCCGTTGATGAAGACGGTATGGTCGTAGTGGATTCAGAGGGCAGAATGCCTGGCAGAGGGGCTTACGTTTGTCCCGGCTGTGTGGATTATTTGAAATGGGGGAAAACTCTGATTAATGCCTTTAAAGGTCGGGCCCGTGGCTTTAAGGGGTTCGCGAAATCCGGTTGCAGGGAGCAAGATATCTTCTGA
- the nusA gene encoding transcription termination factor NusA, whose amino-acid sequence MTANLLQLIDQVSREKGIDRRVLIEALVDAVESAVRKRYGNRVDVEVSFNEETGTIEAYRFHEVVETVDDPETQISLEEAREYDPETEIGDEIGVPLDPENLGRIAAQTAKQIIMQKMRDAEREAVYEEFIHQKGTIVHGIVQRVDRSGITVNLGKAEAFLPASEQIPQDVYRPGDRIRAYVLEVKRSGKGPQIILSRTHPSFLIQLFFTEVPEIQEGIVSVIGAAREPGSRAKIAVVSSDPDVDPVGACVGVKGSRVQKVVQELRGEKIDIVPWNLDPAKFVVNALAPAVVTKVIIDQANQSMEVIVPDDQLSLAIGKRGQNVRLAARLTNWRIDVISESRYERLKDEEYRRLLNLEGMNEELADALFDEGITSVEAFLNTPDEELEDILNLSLPTIRSLKEQARFLVSTPDEDKEEYAGQKDAADDG is encoded by the coding sequence ATGACTGCAAACCTGTTACAGCTTATCGATCAGGTTAGTAGGGAAAAAGGAATAGATCGAAGGGTACTCATAGAAGCCCTGGTTGATGCCGTGGAAAGTGCCGTGCGAAAGCGCTATGGCAATCGGGTAGATGTGGAGGTTTCTTTTAACGAAGAAACCGGAACGATAGAGGCGTATCGGTTCCATGAGGTGGTAGAGACGGTGGATGACCCGGAAACCCAGATTTCTCTTGAAGAAGCAAGAGAATACGATCCCGAAACGGAAATAGGGGACGAAATCGGCGTGCCTCTTGATCCGGAAAATCTGGGCCGCATAGCGGCTCAGACGGCCAAACAAATTATTATGCAAAAGATGCGCGATGCGGAGCGCGAAGCCGTCTATGAAGAGTTCATACATCAGAAGGGGACTATTGTTCACGGTATCGTCCAGCGGGTGGATCGTTCCGGGATAACCGTAAACCTTGGCAAAGCCGAAGCTTTTTTGCCCGCAAGTGAGCAGATTCCTCAGGATGTATATCGACCGGGTGATAGGATTAGGGCCTATGTCCTTGAAGTAAAACGCTCCGGTAAGGGGCCTCAGATCATTTTGAGCAGGACTCATCCGTCCTTTCTGATTCAGCTCTTTTTTACGGAGGTCCCCGAAATACAGGAAGGCATAGTTAGCGTGATCGGTGCCGCGAGGGAACCCGGATCTCGTGCTAAGATAGCCGTGGTATCAAGTGACCCCGATGTTGACCCGGTGGGAGCCTGCGTTGGCGTCAAGGGTAGCAGGGTTCAAAAGGTCGTTCAGGAATTGCGAGGCGAAAAAATAGATATTGTTCCCTGGAATCTGGACCCTGCAAAGTTTGTGGTCAATGCTCTGGCTCCTGCGGTTGTTACAAAGGTTATTATAGATCAGGCCAATCAGTCTATGGAGGTAATCGTTCCCGACGACCAGCTTTCCCTTGCCATAGGGAAGCGAGGTCAAAACGTAAGGCTGGCGGCTCGACTTACCAACTGGCGTATAGACGTAATAAGCGAGAGCAGATATGAACGACTTAAAGACGAAGAATATCGCCGTCTTCTGAATCTGGAGGGTATGAACGAAGAGCTGGCGGATGCCCTTTTCGATGAAGGGATAACCTCTGTTGAAGCTTTTTTAAATACGCCGGACGAAGAGCTTGAAGACATATTGAACCTGTCTCTTCCGACGATAAGAAGTCTTAAAGAGCAGGCCCGGTTTCTCGTAAGTACCCCGGATGAGGATAAAGAAGAGTATGCCGGGCAAAAGGATGCCGCCGATGATGGTTGA
- the rimP gene encoding ribosome maturation factor RimP → MKLKKGIAELWELLEPVVASEGMEIIEMELQREPQGYVLRIYIDHPDGVTIEDCTRVSRVVGDYLDVIDPIDHAYHLEVSSPGVDRPLRKVEHFARYLGSVVRVRTTEVVEGRKNFKGILVDVKEDTVTLECDGHAYDIPIAIVGKARLLYFETENLRSSGRGRKKQRIFDRGD, encoded by the coding sequence ATGAAGCTTAAAAAGGGTATTGCCGAGTTGTGGGAATTGCTTGAGCCGGTGGTGGCTTCAGAAGGGATGGAAATCATCGAGATGGAGCTTCAGAGGGAGCCTCAGGGATACGTGTTAAGGATTTACATCGATCATCCCGATGGTGTGACGATAGAAGACTGTACTAGGGTGAGTCGGGTTGTTGGAGATTATCTCGATGTTATCGATCCGATCGATCACGCTTACCATCTCGAAGTTTCATCTCCAGGAGTCGATCGCCCGCTTAGAAAAGTGGAACATTTTGCCAGATATCTGGGGAGCGTCGTAAGGGTGAGAACCACGGAAGTAGTGGAAGGCAGGAAAAATTTCAAGGGAATCCTGGTGGATGTAAAGGAAGATACCGTTACCCTTGAGTGTGATGGTCACGCTTATGACATTCCCATTGCCATCGTGGGAAAGGCGAGATTACTTTATTTTGAGACGGAGAACCTGAGATCTTCTGGCCGTGGAAGGAAGAAGCAAAGGATCTTCGATCGGGGGGATTAA
- the rimO gene encoding 30S ribosomal protein S12 methylthiotransferase RimO, giving the protein MAKKALLISLGCSKNLVDSERMLAILEEAGFSLVSDPARAEAIVINTCGFLEEAVEEAIDTILEYARYKERGVCRVLVVTGCMVQRYGKKLLNLLPEVDLFLGTAHYDDVAEELVRFLKNGERRLKISSPACRFEQFRGRILSTPPSYAYLKIAEGCSHRCAYCYIPRIRGPFRSRDFEDVLREVAYLDGRDVKEVVLVAQDITSYGLDRRDGGALPRLLKTINATTKNIRWIRVLYAHPATISDDFLKTCADLEKVVPYLDVPLQHCVPGILRTMGRSGKALEPGGVVERIRSLWPGVAIRTTFIVGYPGETDADFEELVEFVKAYRFEHLGVFAFSPEMGTKAARMEGQVSESVRHERRDILYAVQTEISRSRLATFVNRELPVIVDTEDPEGNFSLIGRTEWQAPEVDGCVFIENGFTEPGSIVRVRITGAEDFDLIGEMVDG; this is encoded by the coding sequence ATGGCAAAGAAGGCGCTTCTCATTAGTCTTGGTTGCTCAAAGAACCTGGTTGACAGTGAAAGGATGCTCGCAATTCTTGAAGAAGCGGGCTTCAGTCTGGTTTCTGACCCAGCACGGGCGGAAGCCATAGTGATAAATACCTGTGGTTTTCTTGAGGAGGCCGTTGAAGAGGCAATAGATACCATTCTGGAATATGCCCGGTACAAAGAGCGAGGAGTATGCAGAGTTCTGGTTGTAACGGGATGTATGGTTCAGCGATATGGGAAAAAGCTTTTGAATTTGCTTCCGGAGGTCGACTTATTTCTGGGTACCGCTCATTACGATGATGTAGCCGAAGAACTTGTAAGATTTTTAAAAAACGGGGAAAGAAGGCTTAAAATATCGTCTCCCGCCTGCAGATTCGAGCAATTTCGGGGACGCATCCTGTCAACGCCGCCGTCCTATGCGTACCTGAAAATAGCAGAAGGTTGTTCTCACAGGTGTGCCTACTGTTACATTCCCAGAATAAGAGGGCCTTTTAGAAGTCGGGATTTTGAGGACGTGCTTCGGGAGGTTGCATATCTGGACGGGAGAGATGTTAAAGAGGTCGTTCTGGTAGCTCAGGATATTACATCTTATGGGCTTGATAGGAGAGACGGAGGTGCTCTTCCCAGGCTTTTGAAAACCATAAATGCGACGACAAAAAATATCCGGTGGATTCGTGTTCTCTATGCCCATCCGGCTACCATTAGTGACGATTTTTTGAAAACCTGTGCCGACCTTGAGAAGGTGGTACCTTATCTTGACGTTCCGTTACAGCATTGTGTTCCGGGGATATTGAGGACAATGGGACGGAGTGGGAAAGCCCTTGAGCCTGGAGGAGTCGTCGAACGGATAAGGAGCCTGTGGCCTGGTGTTGCCATCAGGACCACCTTCATAGTGGGCTATCCGGGTGAGACGGACGCCGACTTTGAAGAGCTGGTTGAATTCGTAAAAGCGTACAGGTTTGAGCATCTGGGGGTTTTTGCTTTTTCGCCTGAAATGGGCACGAAGGCGGCAAGAATGGAAGGGCAGGTTTCCGAGAGTGTGAGACACGAGCGACGGGATATTCTTTATGCTGTTCAAACCGAAATTTCTAGAAGCCGCCTTGCAACGTTTGTGAACAGAGAATTGCCTGTGATTGTGGACACAGAGGATCCGGAGGGTAATTTCAGTCTGATTGGCAGAACGGAATGGCAGGCTCCTGAAGTGGACGGTTGTGTGTTTATAGAAAACGGTTTCACAGAGCCTGGGAGCATTGTCAGGGTAAGAATTACCGGAGCGGAAGATTTTGACCTTATCGGTGAGATGGTTGATGGATAG
- the rplQ gene encoding 50S ribosomal protein L17 has protein sequence MRHKVAGRKLGRKTEHRLAMFRNMATSLLQHERIYTTVPKAKDLRSFVDWLITLGKRGDLHARRQALGFVRSKKVVHKLFAEIAPRYRDRNGGYTRIVKMGFRRGDGAPMCLIELVEAGDRGSQESA, from the coding sequence ATGCGTCATAAGGTAGCAGGAAGGAAGCTGGGAAGAAAGACGGAACATCGCCTTGCCATGTTCCGCAACATGGCAACTTCTCTATTGCAACATGAGAGGATTTACACCACTGTTCCCAAGGCAAAGGATCTCAGGTCTTTTGTCGATTGGTTGATCACTCTGGGTAAACGAGGGGATCTCCACGCCAGACGTCAGGCTCTTGGGTTTGTGCGGAGCAAAAAGGTGGTGCATAAGCTCTTCGCCGAAATAGCGCCTCGATACCGGGATAGAAACGGCGGTTATACCAGGATCGTAAAGATGGGTTTCAGACGTGGTGACGGAGCTCCCATGTGCCTTATTGAGCTTGTAGAGGCGGGAGACAGAGGGTCTCAGGAGTCGGCCTGA
- a CDS encoding DNA-directed RNA polymerase subunit alpha encodes MQKEKNWRELIKPKSLKIEKGADPDRYAKFVCEPLERGFGITLGNALRRVLLSSLRGAAITSVKIDGVAHEFSSIPGVVEDVTDIILNLKEVRFKMETDDPVTVYIEKEGEGIVTAGDIRGSSKLTVLNPDHYICTTSRDAKLRMELTVKTGKGYVPADRGADPDLPIGTIPVDAIFSPIKKVSYTVTQARVGQITDYDCLTMEIWTDGSVKPEDALAYAAKILKEQFTVFINFEELPEPEEEPEEEEKPKWNENLFRRVDELELSVRSANCLKNADIRYIGELVQKTEAEMLKTKNFGRKSLNEIKEILAEMGLSLGMKLEGFPSREELERMEREREKEGYAS; translated from the coding sequence ATGCAAAAAGAAAAAAATTGGCGTGAGCTTATTAAACCCAAGAGTTTGAAGATAGAGAAAGGTGCCGATCCTGATAGATATGCCAAGTTTGTTTGTGAGCCCCTGGAAAGAGGATTCGGAATAACCCTGGGAAATGCTCTGAGGCGGGTTCTGCTGTCTTCGCTCAGAGGAGCTGCTATAACGAGCGTTAAGATTGACGGCGTGGCTCATGAGTTTTCCAGCATTCCCGGTGTCGTTGAGGACGTGACCGACATAATCCTGAACCTTAAAGAAGTAAGGTTCAAGATGGAAACCGACGATCCTGTGACGGTTTACATAGAAAAAGAGGGTGAGGGTATAGTTACGGCCGGAGATATTCGCGGTAGCAGTAAGCTTACGGTGCTGAATCCCGATCACTACATCTGTACAACCTCCAGAGATGCTAAACTCAGAATGGAACTTACCGTAAAAACCGGTAAGGGTTATGTTCCTGCGGACAGAGGTGCCGATCCCGATCTTCCAATAGGAACCATTCCCGTGGATGCCATTTTTTCGCCCATTAAGAAGGTCAGCTACACCGTTACCCAGGCTCGAGTCGGTCAGATTACAGATTATGATTGCTTGACCATGGAAATATGGACCGATGGAAGCGTAAAACCCGAAGATGCACTGGCCTATGCGGCTAAGATTTTGAAGGAGCAGTTTACCGTATTTATTAACTTTGAAGAACTTCCGGAACCCGAGGAAGAACCTGAAGAGGAAGAAAAACCCAAATGGAATGAAAACCTCTTCCGTCGTGTGGATGAGCTGGAGCTTTCGGTAAGGTCGGCAAACTGCTTGAAAAATGCCGATATTCGCTATATAGGAGAGCTCGTTCAGAAGACGGAAGCGGAGATGCTTAAAACCAAAAACTTTGGTCGCAAGTCACTCAATGAAATTAAAGAAATACTGGCGGAAATGGGATTGTCTCTGGGGATGAAGCTTGAAGGTTTCCCGAGCAGGGAAGAATTAGAACGAATGGAAAGGGAAAGGGAAAAGGAAGGCTATGCGTCATAA
- the rpsD gene encoding 30S ribosomal protein S4, whose product MARYTGPVCRLCRRENMKLYLKGERCYTDKCSYERRSYAPGQHGRLRPKLSDYGIRLREKQKLKRMYGLSEKQFKRYFKEADRQKGVTGTNFLILLERRLDNTVYRLGFAQSRAQARQLVRHGHILVNGEKVDIPSYLLRPGDVVAVREKSRQLAVINEALEAVPRRGIPPWLELRKEAYEGVFKYYPSREEMNIPVQEQLIVEFYSK is encoded by the coding sequence TTGGCTCGATATACAGGACCTGTATGCAGATTGTGTCGTCGAGAGAATATGAAGCTCTACCTTAAGGGAGAGCGTTGCTATACCGACAAGTGTTCATACGAAAGACGGAGTTATGCCCCCGGTCAGCATGGTCGCCTTCGTCCTAAACTGTCGGACTACGGTATCCGCCTCAGGGAGAAGCAGAAGCTGAAGAGGATGTACGGGTTAAGTGAAAAGCAGTTTAAGCGCTATTTCAAAGAGGCCGACCGTCAGAAAGGGGTTACGGGTACAAACTTCCTTATTCTACTGGAAAGGCGTTTAGACAACACCGTTTATCGGCTTGGTTTCGCCCAGTCAAGGGCACAGGCCAGGCAGCTTGTAAGGCATGGTCATATCCTGGTCAACGGTGAGAAGGTTGACATTCCTTCGTATCTGTTGAGACCCGGGGATGTAGTTGCGGTCAGGGAAAAGAGTCGTCAGCTTGCGGTTATCAACGAGGCTCTGGAGGCAGTGCCCAGGCGTGGAATACCGCCGTGGCTTGAGTTGAGAAAAGAAGCTTATGAAGGGGTTTTTAAGTATTATCCCAGCCGGGAAGAGATGAATATTCCGGTGCAGGAACAGCTTATTGTAGAGTTTTACTCCAAGTAG
- the rpsK gene encoding 30S ribosomal protein S11 has translation MARRRGGVRKKKELKNVQNGIAHIQSTFNNTIVTITDMSGNTIAWASGGTEGFKGSRKSTPFAAQVAAEAAAKKAMEHGMQNVIVHIKGPGSGREAALRALQAAGLNIVAIKDVTPIPHNGCRPPKRRRV, from the coding sequence ATGGCAAGACGTCGTGGGGGAGTACGAAAGAAAAAAGAGCTGAAGAATGTACAAAACGGAATAGCTCATATCCAGTCCACTTTTAACAACACCATCGTTACTATTACGGATATGAGCGGGAACACGATTGCCTGGGCTAGCGGAGGTACAGAGGGATTTAAGGGATCGAGAAAGTCCACTCCCTTTGCAGCTCAGGTGGCCGCCGAGGCTGCTGCAAAAAAGGCGATGGAACACGGTATGCAAAATGTGATTGTGCACATAAAGGGCCCGGGATCGGGTCGTGAAGCGGCTTTGCGGGCGCTACAGGCAGCCGGGCTGAACATAGTTGCAATAAAGGATGTTACTCCCATTCCTCATAATGGTTGCAGACCTCCAAAACGTCGAAGAGTCTAG
- the rpsM gene encoding 30S ribosomal protein S13: protein MARIAGVDLPKNKRIEIALTYIYGIGRSTAKKILAQAGIDPNTKTDALTNEQITTLRRIIDTQYKVEGELRAEVAMNIKRLMDMGCYRGLRHRRGLPVRGQRTHSNARTRKGPRRSIIGKRKKSG, encoded by the coding sequence TTGGCTCGTATTGCAGGTGTGGATTTGCCCAAGAATAAACGCATCGAGATTGCTCTGACTTACATCTACGGGATCGGTAGATCTACGGCAAAAAAGATTCTGGCCCAGGCGGGGATCGATCCCAACACGAAAACCGATGCGTTGACCAACGAGCAGATTACGACTTTGCGCAGAATCATCGATACCCAGTACAAGGTGGAAGGTGAGTTGCGCGCTGAAGTTGCAATGAACATCAAACGACTTATGGACATGGGATGCTACAGAGGGTTGCGGCACAGAAGAGGGCTTCCCGTAAGAGGTCAGAGAACCCACTCTAACGCCAGGACTCGCAAGGGGCCCAGAAGGTCCATTATCGGTAAGCGGAAGAAATCCGGTTAA
- the rpmJ gene encoding 50S ribosomal protein L36: protein MKVRASVKKICRKCKIIKRHGSIRVICENPRHKQRQG from the coding sequence ATGAAGGTGAGAGCATCTGTTAAGAAAATATGCAGGAAATGCAAGATAATCAAACGCCACGGATCTATCAGGGTAATATGTGAAAACCCCAGGCACAAGCAAAGACAGGGATAG
- the infA gene encoding translation initiation factor IF-1 yields the protein MPKEDAIEVEGTVVETLPNAMFRVELPNGHRVLAHISGKMRMHFIRILPGDKVTVELSPYDLTRGRIVYRAKS from the coding sequence ATGCCCAAAGAGGATGCTATAGAAGTTGAAGGTACGGTGGTTGAAACACTGCCTAATGCCATGTTCAGAGTTGAGTTGCCCAACGGGCATAGGGTGCTGGCCCATATATCGGGTAAGATGCGAATGCACTTCATACGGATTCTTCCGGGAGATAAGGTGACGGTCGAACTGTCGCCCTATGACCTGACAAGGGGCCGCATTGTGTATCGTGCTAAATCGTAG